The Deltaproteobacteria bacterium DNA segment TTTCGGTCCAAAGTTTCAGCTGAAAGGCGGAATCAATTTCTACAGAATGTTCGTCGACGACTCTACACCTCAAGGTCTGACAACCGTGAATTACAATGGCTATCTTCTTGGACTTGGCTTGTACTTCCCTCTCACGGATCTGAAACTTTGGGCGTTAGGCGGAGAGTTCAACATGACGTTGTTCTCACGGCTCGCAGAAACCCCGGTAACATCGGGAGACAGCTCGAACAACACTGTCAATGAATTCACTTTTTATGTTGAACGACAAATCGCAATAAACGTAAAAGCGCGAGCGTCTTTAGACTTCGCACTTTACAGTTCAAGCCTCAGCGGGGCCGGCACGCGTACCGAGCCAGCCACAAGCATTTCACAGCGTCACGCCAGCATTGGCGGCGGCGTGACTTATCAGTTTTGATAGCTGCGCTAATGTGCTGATTGAAAAGAATAAAAATAAAAAGGCCCGGCAAACGCCAGGCCTTTCATAATTCAAAATCCACTGAAACTAAAGTTCAGAGAATTACATCATGTCCATTCCGCCCATGCCGCCGCCGCCGCCTGGCATTTTTGGCTCATCTTTCTTTGGCGCCTCAGCGATCATCGCTTCTGTCGTCAACATGAGTGACGCAACAGACGCTGCGTTCTCAAGAGCCGATCGAACAACTTTCACTGGGTCGATAACGCCAGACTTCAAGAGGTCTTCATAGACTTCCGAGTAAGCGTTGAAACCGAAGCCGGCAGTTTTTCCGTTGCGAACTTTGTCCAAAACGATTGCGCCATCAAGACCTGCGTTGAACGCGATCTGACGCAAAGGCTCTTCACATGCACGCTTGATGATCATAGCGCCCCAACGTTCATTCTCGTCATACTTAGTTGGATCGATAGCTTCCGATGCGCGAACAAGTGCAGTTCCGCCGCCGGCAACGATACCTTCTTCAACAGCTGCACGAGTCGCATTCAATGCGTCTTCAACACGAGCTTTCTTTTCCTTCATTTCAACTTCTGAAGGTGCGCCAACGTGGATAACAGCTACGCCGCCAGCCAATTTCGCGAGACGCTCTTTAAGTTTTTCTTTGTCGTAATCGCTAGTTGTTTCTTCAACTTGCGCCTTGATCTGAGCAACCCGTGCTGCGATGTCAGCTTTTTTACCTGAACCATCGATAACAGTTGTGTTGTCTTTGTCGATAACAAGGCGTTTCGCAACACCAAGATCAGCCAAAGTAGCTTGCTCAAGTTTGCGGCCCATCTCTTCAGAAATAACAGTTCCGCCAGTGAGGATCGCGATATCTTCAAGCATTGCTTTTCGACGATCGCCGAAACCAGGAGCTTTAACTGCGCATACGTGGAGTGTTCCACGAAGTTTGTTTACGACCAAAGTTGCGAGGGCTTCGCCTTCAACATCTTCAGCCACGATCAAAAGCGGACGGCCTTGTTTTGCAACGCCTTCAAGAACTGTGATCATGTCTTTCATTGACGAGATTTTTTTGTCGAAGATGAGGATGTAAGCGTTCTCGAGAACTGCTTCCATGCGCTCTGCATTCGTTACGAAATATGGAGAAAGGTATCCGCGGTCAAACTGCATGCCTTCAACAACGTCGAGTTCAGTTTGCGCAGTTTTCGATTCTTCAACAGTGATGACGCCTTCGCGGCCGACTTTTGCCATAGCATCAGCCAACATTTTTCCGATTTCTGGATCATTGTTTGCCGAGATCGCGCCGACTTGAGCGATTTCAGTTTCGCCCTTTACTGGCTTCGCCATTTTTTTCAGCTCATCGCGAATTGTCGCAACGGCTTTGTCGATGCCGCGCTTTACTTGAGTTGGGTTGTGACCAGCAGTGACGATTTTCACGCCTTCGCGGAAAATTGCTTGTGCTAGTACAGTCGCAGTCGTCGTGCCGTCGCCAGCGTCGTCGTTCGTTTTCGAAGCGACTTCTTTAACCATCTGCGCGCCCATGTTTTCGAACTTGTTTTCAATTTCGATTTCTTTCGCAACAGTGACGCCGTCTTTTGTGACCAGTGGCGCACCAAAAGATTTCTCGATGACGACGTTGCGACCTTTTGGTCCAAGTGTGACTTTTACTGCGTTAGCAAGAACGTTAACACCACGAAGA contains these protein-coding regions:
- the groL gene encoding chaperonin GroEL (60 kDa chaperone family; promotes refolding of misfolded polypeptides especially under stressful conditions; forms two stacked rings of heptamers to form a barrel-shaped 14mer; ends can be capped by GroES; misfolded proteins enter the barrel where they are refolded when GroES binds), translating into MAKELRFNEDARASILRGVNVLANAVKVTLGPKGRNVVIEKSFGAPLVTKDGVTVAKEIEIENKFENMGAQMVKEVASKTNDDAGDGTTTATVLAQAIFREGVKIVTAGHNPTQVKRGIDKAVATIRDELKKMAKPVKGETEIAQVGAISANNDPEIGKMLADAMAKVGREGVITVEESKTAQTELDVVEGMQFDRGYLSPYFVTNAERMEAVLENAYILIFDKKISSMKDMITVLEGVAKQGRPLLIVAEDVEGEALATLVVNKLRGTLHVCAVKAPGFGDRRKAMLEDIAILTGGTVISEEMGRKLEQATLADLGVAKRLVIDKDNTTVIDGSGKKADIAARVAQIKAQVEETTSDYDKEKLKERLAKLAGGVAVIHVGAPSEVEMKEKKARVEDALNATRAAVEEGIVAGGGTALVRASEAIDPTKYDENERWGAMIIKRACEEPLRQIAFNAGLDGAIVLDKVRNGKTAGFGFNAYSEVYEDLLKSGVIDPVKVVRSALENAASVASLMLTTEAMIAEAPKKDEPKMPGGGGGMGGMDMM